In a single window of the Bradyrhizobium sp. ORS 285 genome:
- a CDS encoding YiiX/YebB-like N1pC/P60 family cysteine hydrolase, which translates to MGIVLDQIGKLIAAYLQKEIPGYEPFTPSDPDYLRKDVQPGDVLLVEGNSRISGIIKYLTQSTWSHAALYVGPIDGAVEPDGEPHVLVEAYVGDGVISAPLSKYFAYHTRVCRPVGLTFEDRHTVCRYAINRIGFGYDTKNIIDLMRFLIPLPIPQRWRRRMIALGSGDPTKMICSALIAQAFDAVRYPILPKITRAPSRRAKREILHIRDSSLYMPRDFDISPYFEIVKPTIVNGFDYTTLHWADKQKPLAEVAGEFAVFPGSVAAPPLVPETADEEAAQPIAAEEVMLEKVIERLVVNEHFLVAEPVRKQAPRPAARSRRKVAI; encoded by the coding sequence ATGGGTATCGTGCTCGACCAGATCGGCAAGCTGATTGCCGCCTATCTCCAGAAGGAGATACCGGGCTATGAGCCGTTCACGCCCAGCGATCCTGATTACCTCCGCAAGGACGTCCAGCCCGGCGACGTGCTGCTGGTCGAAGGCAACAGCCGCATCTCCGGCATCATCAAATATCTCACCCAATCGACCTGGTCGCATGCCGCGCTCTATGTCGGACCGATCGACGGCGCCGTCGAGCCCGATGGCGAGCCGCATGTGCTTGTCGAGGCCTATGTCGGCGACGGCGTGATCTCGGCGCCGCTGTCGAAATACTTCGCCTATCACACCCGCGTCTGCCGTCCCGTTGGGCTCACCTTCGAAGACCGCCACACGGTGTGCCGCTACGCCATCAACCGCATCGGCTTCGGCTACGACACCAAGAACATCATCGACCTGATGCGCTTCCTGATCCCGCTGCCGATCCCGCAGCGTTGGCGGCGGCGCATGATCGCGCTCGGTTCGGGCGATCCGACCAAGATGATCTGCTCGGCGCTGATCGCGCAGGCGTTCGACGCGGTGCGCTACCCGATCCTGCCGAAGATCACGCGCGCGCCCTCGCGGCGCGCCAAGCGCGAGATCCTGCATATCAGAGATTCATCGCTGTACATGCCGCGCGACTTCGACATCTCGCCCTACTTCGAGATCGTCAAGCCGACCATCGTCAACGGCTTCGACTACACGACCTTGCACTGGGCCGACAAACAGAAGCCGCTCGCGGAGGTAGCGGGCGAATTCGCCGTGTTTCCAGGATCCGTCGCAGCGCCGCCGCTCGTTCCTGAGACGGCTGACGAAGAAGCGGCGCAGCCGATTGCGGCTGAGGAAGTGATGCTCGAGAAGGTGATCGAGCGGCTCGTCGTCAACGAGCATTTCCTGGTCGCCGAGCCGGTGCGAAAGCAGGCGCCGCGCCCGGCCGCACGGAGCCGCCGTAAGGTTGCGATTTGA